One Mycobacterium marseillense DNA window includes the following coding sequences:
- a CDS encoding DUF1990 family protein, producing the protein MDLRALEELPLTYREVGATAAGELPAGYDHQHAERQIGTGRQRFEQAADAVLRWGMQRGSGLRVQASSEIAVVDAVVVVRMGFLPAPCRVVYVVDEPDIRGFGYGTLPGHPESGEERFVVHYDPITSAVYAEVSAFSRPATWWSKAGGPVVRITQRLIAKRYLRAV; encoded by the coding sequence GTGGACCTACGAGCGCTCGAGGAACTTCCGCTGACCTATCGGGAGGTGGGTGCGACGGCGGCCGGCGAGCTGCCCGCCGGATACGACCATCAACACGCCGAGCGCCAAATCGGCACGGGCCGGCAGCGTTTCGAGCAGGCGGCTGACGCCGTCCTGCGCTGGGGCATGCAACGCGGCTCGGGGCTGCGCGTGCAGGCCAGCTCCGAGATCGCCGTCGTCGACGCGGTGGTGGTGGTGCGGATGGGCTTTCTGCCGGCGCCGTGCCGGGTTGTATACGTCGTCGACGAACCCGACATTCGCGGCTTCGGCTACGGCACCCTGCCAGGACACCCGGAGTCCGGCGAGGAACGCTTCGTGGTGCACTACGACCCGATCACCTCCGCGGTGTACGCGGAGGTGTCGGCGTTCTCCCGTCCGGCGACCTGGTGGAGCAAGGCCGGCGGGCCGGTGGTGCGGATAACCCAGCGGCTCATCGCCAAGCGCTACCTGCGGGCGGTGTGA
- a CDS encoding cupin domain-containing protein, which translates to MDSISLTDLASEKLAEAKQSHSGRAAHTIHGGHSHELRQTVLALLADHDLSEHDSPGEATLQVLHGHVRLTTGGDAWEGKAGGYLAIPPERHALHAIEDSVVLLTVLKTIPSAH; encoded by the coding sequence ATGGATTCCATTTCGTTGACCGACCTCGCGTCCGAAAAGCTCGCCGAGGCCAAGCAGTCCCACAGCGGGCGGGCCGCGCACACCATCCACGGCGGACACAGCCACGAGCTTCGGCAAACCGTGCTGGCCCTGCTGGCCGACCACGACCTCTCCGAGCACGACAGCCCCGGCGAGGCCACGCTGCAGGTGCTGCACGGCCACGTGCGCCTGACCACCGGCGGCGACGCCTGGGAGGGCAAGGCCGGCGGATACCTTGCGATTCCGCCCGAGCGCCACGCCCTGCACGCGATCGAGGATTCGGTGGTCCTGCTGACCGTGCTGAAGACCATCCCGTCGGCGCACTAG
- the thrS gene encoding threonine--tRNA ligase: MTAPAHPSWQAPIRVPAGTTAAAAVREAGLPGRGAPDGVVVVRDADGKLRDLSWAPAADAEVIPVAANTDDGRSVIRHSAAHVLAQAVQELFPQAKLGIGPPITDGFYYDFDVPEPFTPEDLVALEKRMRQIVKEGQLFERRVYESKDQARAELAGEPYKLELVDDKSGDPEVMEVGGDELTAYDNLNPRTRQRVWGDLCRGPHIPTTKHIPAFKLTRSSAAYWRGDQSNASLQRIYGTAWESQEALDAHLELIEEAQRRDHRKLGVELDLFSFPDEIGSGLAVFHPKGGIIRRELEEYSRRAHERAGYEFVNTPHITKEQLYITSGHLEWYADGMYPPMHLDAEFNADGTVRKPGQDYYLKPMNCPMHHLIYRSRGRSYRELPLRLFEFGSVYRYEKSGVVHGLTRVRGMTQDDAHIYCTREQMRDELASVLRFVLDLLADYGLNDFYLELSTKDPEKYSGSDEMWDEATEVLREVGVASGLELIPDPGGAAFYGPKISVQVKDALGRSWQMSTIQLDFNMPDRFELEYTASDGSRQRPVLIHRALFGSIERFFGILTEHYAGAFPAWLAPVQAVGIPVADEHVDYLNEVAAQLRSHGVRVEVDGSDDRMAKKIVNHTNQRVPFMLLAGDRDVQAGAVSFRFGDRTQINGVRRDDAVDAIVKWIADRENAAPTAELVKVATGE, from the coding sequence ATGACCGCCCCCGCACACCCTTCCTGGCAAGCCCCGATCCGGGTGCCGGCCGGGACCACCGCGGCCGCCGCGGTGCGGGAGGCGGGGTTGCCGGGCCGGGGCGCGCCCGACGGTGTCGTGGTGGTGCGAGATGCCGACGGCAAGCTGCGCGACCTGAGTTGGGCGCCCGCCGCCGACGCCGAGGTGATTCCGGTGGCGGCCAACACCGACGACGGCCGCAGCGTGATCCGGCATTCGGCCGCCCACGTGTTGGCCCAGGCGGTCCAGGAGCTGTTCCCGCAAGCCAAGCTCGGCATCGGCCCGCCCATCACCGACGGCTTCTATTACGACTTCGACGTGCCCGAGCCGTTCACGCCCGAGGATCTGGTGGCACTGGAAAAGCGGATGCGCCAGATCGTCAAAGAGGGCCAGCTGTTCGAACGCCGCGTCTACGAGTCCAAGGACCAGGCGCGCGCGGAGCTGGCCGGCGAGCCCTACAAGCTCGAACTCGTCGACGACAAGTCCGGCGACCCCGAGGTCATGGAGGTGGGCGGCGACGAACTCACCGCCTACGACAACCTCAATCCCCGCACCCGGCAACGGGTTTGGGGTGACCTGTGCCGGGGCCCGCACATCCCGACGACCAAGCACATCCCGGCGTTCAAGCTGACCCGAAGCTCGGCCGCCTACTGGCGCGGCGACCAGAGCAACGCCAGTTTGCAACGCATCTACGGCACCGCCTGGGAGTCGCAGGAGGCGCTGGATGCCCACCTCGAGCTGATCGAAGAGGCCCAGCGTCGCGACCACCGCAAGCTGGGTGTCGAGCTCGACCTGTTCAGCTTTCCCGACGAAATCGGTTCCGGTCTGGCGGTTTTCCACCCGAAGGGCGGCATCATCCGCCGCGAACTGGAGGAGTACTCGCGCCGCGCGCACGAGCGGGCGGGCTACGAGTTCGTCAACACCCCGCACATCACCAAGGAGCAGCTGTACATCACGTCGGGCCACCTCGAGTGGTACGCCGACGGCATGTACCCGCCGATGCATCTCGACGCGGAGTTCAACGCGGACGGGACGGTGCGCAAGCCGGGGCAGGACTATTACCTCAAGCCGATGAACTGCCCGATGCACCATTTGATCTATCGGTCGCGCGGCCGCTCGTATCGTGAGCTTCCGTTGCGGCTCTTCGAGTTCGGCAGCGTGTACCGCTACGAGAAGTCGGGCGTGGTGCACGGGCTGACCCGGGTGCGCGGCATGACCCAGGACGACGCCCACATCTACTGCACGCGCGAGCAAATGCGCGACGAGCTGGCGTCGGTGTTGCGTTTCGTGCTCGACCTGCTGGCCGACTACGGGCTCAACGACTTCTATTTGGAGCTGTCCACCAAGGACCCGGAGAAGTACTCCGGATCCGACGAGATGTGGGACGAGGCCACCGAAGTTCTGCGCGAGGTGGGCGTGGCCTCCGGGCTGGAGCTGATTCCCGACCCCGGCGGCGCTGCGTTCTACGGCCCGAAGATCTCGGTGCAGGTCAAGGACGCGTTGGGTCGCAGCTGGCAGATGTCGACCATCCAGCTCGACTTCAACATGCCCGACCGATTCGAGCTCGAATACACCGCGTCCGACGGGTCGCGGCAGCGGCCGGTGCTCATCCATCGGGCGCTGTTCGGGTCCATCGAGCGGTTCTTCGGCATCCTCACCGAGCACTATGCCGGCGCCTTCCCGGCGTGGCTGGCGCCGGTGCAGGCGGTCGGCATCCCGGTCGCCGACGAGCACGTCGACTACCTGAACGAGGTTGCGGCGCAGTTGCGTTCACACGGCGTACGCGTCGAGGTCGACGGCAGCGACGACCGGATGGCCAAGAAGATCGTCAACCACACCAACCAGCGGGTGCCGTTCATGTTGCTCGCCGGCGACCGTGACGTTCAGGCGGGCGCGGTCAGTTTCCGCTTCGGTGACCGCACCCAGATCAACGGCGTGCGCCGCGACGACGCCGTCGACGCCATTGTGAAGTGGATCGCCGATCGCGAGAATGCCGCTCCCACTGCCGAACTCGTGAAGGTGGCCACCGGTGAGTGA
- a CDS encoding NAD(P)H-dependent flavin oxidoreductase translates to MLSTPWATSFGLRVPIVNAPMGGVAGGRLAAAVTAAGGLGMVGMGSVATRELLAEQLQQVDGRFGIGLVDWVMRNEEGLFEDALAARPALLSVSFGTDWSWVAKAHDAGIPTVTQVYDGDGARRAVDAGVDILVARGSEGGGHGEVKLGLLPLLDAVLDAVPVPVLAGGGVASARSLAAVLAAGANGAWVGTRLSACPEALTGDAGRRALVAATETDTAVTRVFDVAKGLPWPARFPSRVLANDFVEHWTGHEEALDPGACEELATAIATGDCRIAPVDAGQGVGMIRDDASVGEVIDEMCAGAARLLSGWGA, encoded by the coding sequence ATGCTCTCGACGCCCTGGGCAACGAGCTTCGGTCTACGGGTACCCATCGTCAACGCCCCGATGGGCGGGGTCGCCGGCGGCCGGCTGGCCGCGGCGGTCACGGCCGCCGGAGGTCTGGGCATGGTCGGCATGGGCAGCGTCGCGACTCGCGAACTGCTGGCCGAGCAGCTTCAGCAGGTCGACGGCCGGTTCGGCATCGGCCTGGTCGACTGGGTGATGCGCAATGAGGAGGGCCTGTTCGAGGATGCGCTCGCCGCGCGGCCCGCCCTGTTGTCGGTCAGTTTCGGCACCGACTGGTCCTGGGTCGCCAAGGCGCATGACGCCGGAATCCCCACCGTCACACAGGTTTACGACGGCGATGGGGCGCGCAGGGCCGTCGATGCCGGCGTCGACATCCTGGTCGCCCGCGGGTCCGAGGGCGGCGGGCACGGCGAGGTCAAGCTGGGCCTGCTGCCGCTGCTGGACGCCGTCCTGGACGCCGTCCCGGTGCCGGTGCTCGCCGGTGGCGGCGTCGCCTCGGCGCGCAGCCTGGCCGCCGTGCTGGCCGCCGGCGCCAACGGCGCGTGGGTGGGCACCCGCCTGTCGGCCTGTCCCGAGGCGCTGACCGGCGACGCCGGGCGCCGGGCCCTGGTCGCCGCCACGGAAACCGACACCGCCGTCACCCGGGTCTTCGACGTCGCCAAGGGGCTGCCCTGGCCGGCGCGATTCCCGTCGCGGGTGCTGGCCAACGACTTCGTCGAGCACTGGACGGGTCACGAAGAAGCGCTGGACCCGGGGGCCTGCGAGGAGCTGGCGACGGCGATCGCGACGGGGGACTGCCGGATCGCGCCCGTGGATGCCGGTCAGGGCGTCGGGATGATCCGCGACGACGCGTCGGTGGGCGAGGTCATCGACGAGATGTGCGCGGGTGCGGCACGGTTGCTGTCCGGCTGGGGCGCATAG
- the pgsA gene encoding phosphatidylinositol phosphate synthase gives MSKVPFLSRAAFARLTTPTARACLRLGLTPDVVTVLGTIVAVAGALIFFPMGKLFIGTLVVWFFVLFDMLDGAMARERGGGTRFGAVLDAACDRVSDGAVFCGLLWWVVFGLHDKLLAAATLICLVTSQVISYIKARAEASGLRGDGGIIERPERLIIVLVGAGVSDFPFVAWPPALPVAMWLLAAASLVTCAQRLHTVRTSPGATDRGSVTP, from the coding sequence ATGAGTAAGGTGCCGTTCCTGTCCCGGGCGGCGTTCGCGCGGCTGACCACCCCGACGGCACGAGCGTGCCTGCGGTTGGGATTGACTCCCGACGTCGTCACCGTCCTGGGCACCATCGTGGCCGTGGCGGGGGCGCTGATCTTCTTCCCGATGGGCAAGCTGTTCATCGGCACGCTGGTGGTCTGGTTCTTCGTTCTCTTCGACATGCTCGACGGGGCGATGGCCCGGGAACGCGGCGGCGGCACCCGGTTCGGCGCGGTGCTGGACGCCGCCTGTGACCGCGTCAGCGACGGCGCGGTGTTCTGCGGGCTGCTGTGGTGGGTCGTGTTCGGCCTGCACGACAAGCTGCTGGCGGCGGCCACCTTGATCTGCCTGGTCACCTCGCAGGTGATCTCCTACATCAAGGCCCGGGCCGAAGCCAGCGGCCTGCGCGGCGACGGCGGCATCATCGAACGTCCCGAGCGGCTGATCATCGTGCTGGTCGGCGCCGGGGTCTCGGACTTTCCGTTCGTCGCGTGGCCGCCCGCCTTGCCGGTGGCCATGTGGCTGTTGGCGGCGGCCAGCCTGGTCACCTGCGCGCAGCGCCTGCATACGGTGCGCACCTCCCCGGGTGC
- a CDS encoding aldo/keto reductase, translating into MTAQNAKTVAGASGTFTLGGDLTINRLGFGAMRLTAKGVWGPPDDRDECVRVLRRAVELGVNFIDTADSYGPYFSEEIIHEALHPYDGLVIATKAGLLRTGPDIWIPLGNPSYLRQECELSLRRLGVDTIDLFQLHRIDKHYPLEDQVGELLALKNEGKIRHIGLSEINVDQLTAAQKITEIVSVQNMYNLTARDAEPLLDAVTEQGIGFIPWFPLAAGPLAAPDGPLQRIAAEHDATPSQLALAWLLKRSPVMLPIPGTSKVAHLEENVAAAEITLSDDEFETLSAAGAQQSG; encoded by the coding sequence ATGACCGCACAAAACGCGAAAACCGTTGCCGGGGCGTCCGGAACATTCACCCTCGGTGGAGATCTGACCATCAACCGACTCGGCTTCGGGGCGATGCGTCTGACGGCCAAGGGCGTGTGGGGTCCGCCCGACGACCGCGACGAATGCGTCCGGGTGCTGCGCCGCGCCGTCGAACTCGGGGTGAACTTCATCGACACCGCCGATTCCTATGGACCGTACTTCTCCGAGGAGATCATCCACGAGGCGCTGCATCCCTATGACGGTCTGGTGATTGCAACCAAGGCGGGGCTGCTGCGTACCGGCCCGGACATCTGGATTCCGTTGGGTAACCCCAGTTATCTGCGCCAGGAATGCGAGCTGAGCCTGCGCCGGCTGGGCGTGGACACCATCGACCTGTTCCAGCTGCACCGCATCGACAAGCACTACCCGCTGGAGGATCAGGTCGGCGAGCTGCTCGCCCTCAAGAACGAAGGCAAGATCCGCCACATCGGCCTGTCGGAGATCAACGTCGACCAGCTCACCGCCGCGCAGAAGATCACCGAAATCGTGTCGGTGCAGAACATGTACAACCTGACGGCCCGCGACGCCGAGCCGCTGCTGGACGCGGTGACCGAACAGGGCATCGGGTTCATCCCGTGGTTCCCGCTGGCCGCCGGGCCGCTGGCCGCCCCCGATGGGCCGCTGCAGCGCATCGCCGCCGAGCACGACGCCACGCCGTCGCAGCTGGCGCTGGCCTGGCTGCTGAAGCGGTCGCCGGTGATGCTGCCGATTCCGGGCACCTCGAAGGTGGCGCACCTGGAGGAGAACGTCGCCGCCGCCGAGATCACGCTGTCCGACGACGAGTTCGAGACCCTGTCCGCCGCCGGGGCTCAACAGAGCGGCTAG
- a CDS encoding amidohydrolase gives MNSDSAVLAGLTDVRGWQEDFYRDLHRHPELSHDEHRTAAAVALRLREFGYDVHEGVGGTGVVGILRNGNGPTVMLRADMDALPVAEDTGLPYASAVTATDADGNQRPVMHACGHDVHVTCLLGAASLLAAARAPWRGTVVALFQPAEEVGDGARCMVDDGLAKLVGPVDVALAQHVLPLPAGRVATCSGPVLTTADSMRITVHGRGGHGSMPQAAVDPVVLAAMIVIRLQTVVSREIAPAEPAVLTVGRIEAGAKSNVIGDRAVLELNLRTYNEQTRARMLEAIRRIVTAECQASGSPKEPDFALTDHFPATDNDPAVTARVRAAFDDFFGDRAGELPPQTASEDFSDIPRALNAPYTYWGIGGIDPDVYRKADSAGRVAEDIPVNHSPRFFPVIQPTLDTGTQALTVAALAWLGSS, from the coding sequence ATGAATAGCGACTCGGCGGTGCTCGCCGGTTTGACCGACGTCCGCGGCTGGCAGGAGGACTTCTACCGCGACCTGCACCGGCATCCGGAACTGTCGCACGACGAACACCGGACCGCGGCGGCGGTGGCCCTACGCCTGCGCGAGTTCGGCTACGACGTGCACGAGGGCGTCGGCGGCACCGGCGTGGTCGGGATCCTGCGCAACGGCAACGGTCCCACCGTCATGCTGCGCGCCGACATGGACGCTCTGCCGGTGGCCGAGGACACCGGGCTCCCGTACGCCAGCGCCGTCACCGCCACCGACGCGGACGGCAACCAACGTCCGGTGATGCACGCCTGCGGGCACGACGTCCATGTGACCTGCCTGCTCGGCGCCGCCTCGCTGCTCGCCGCCGCGCGCGCGCCGTGGCGCGGCACCGTAGTCGCGCTGTTCCAGCCCGCCGAGGAAGTCGGAGACGGCGCGCGGTGCATGGTCGACGACGGGCTGGCGAAGCTCGTCGGTCCCGTCGACGTCGCACTGGCCCAGCATGTGCTGCCGTTGCCGGCCGGCCGGGTGGCGACGTGCTCCGGGCCCGTCCTGACGACCGCCGACAGCATGCGAATCACCGTGCATGGCCGCGGCGGGCACGGCTCGATGCCGCAGGCGGCCGTCGATCCCGTGGTGCTGGCCGCCATGATCGTGATCCGGTTGCAGACCGTCGTCTCGCGCGAGATCGCACCCGCCGAGCCCGCGGTGTTGACGGTCGGCAGGATCGAGGCGGGCGCCAAGAGCAATGTCATCGGCGACCGCGCGGTGCTGGAGCTGAACCTGCGCACCTACAACGAGCAGACCCGCGCCAGAATGCTCGAGGCGATCCGGCGCATCGTCACCGCCGAGTGCCAGGCGTCCGGTTCCCCGAAGGAGCCCGATTTCGCGCTGACGGACCACTTTCCGGCTACCGACAACGATCCCGCGGTCACCGCGCGGGTGCGTGCCGCGTTCGACGATTTCTTCGGTGACCGGGCAGGCGAGCTTCCTCCGCAGACTGCGAGCGAGGACTTCAGCGACATTCCCCGCGCGCTCAACGCCCCGTACACCTATTGGGGGATAGGCGGAATCGATCCCGACGTCTATCGCAAGGCCGACTCGGCGGGCCGCGTCGCCGAGGACATACCCGTCAACCATTCCCCGCGGTTCTTCCCCGTCATCCAGCCCACGCTCGACACTGGCACGCAGGCATTGACGGTCGCCGCGCTGGCGTGGCTGGGGTCTTCCTAG
- a CDS encoding DoxX family membrane protein, which translates to MSTKQVSAAPALAEQLRDPAYSAYLALRTVFTIAPIVFGLDKFFNLLTHPHHWSMYLAGWIDDLVPGTADQCMYLVGVVEIVAGVVVAVAPRLGAWVVAAWLAGIIIDLVSGPGFYDVALRDFGLFVGAIALARLAQGVHSGRIAAR; encoded by the coding sequence ATGAGCACCAAACAAGTCAGCGCGGCCCCCGCCCTCGCCGAGCAGTTACGGGACCCGGCCTATTCGGCCTACCTCGCGCTTCGCACGGTGTTCACGATCGCGCCGATCGTGTTCGGCTTGGACAAGTTCTTCAACCTGCTGACCCACCCGCATCACTGGAGCATGTATCTGGCCGGCTGGATCGACGACCTGGTTCCCGGAACGGCCGATCAGTGCATGTATCTCGTCGGGGTCGTCGAGATCGTGGCCGGGGTGGTGGTGGCGGTCGCCCCACGGTTGGGCGCCTGGGTGGTCGCGGCCTGGCTGGCCGGAATCATCATCGACCTGGTCAGCGGGCCCGGCTTCTACGACGTCGCGCTGCGCGACTTCGGGCTGTTCGTGGGCGCCATCGCGCTGGCCCGGCTGGCGCAGGGCGTGCACAGTGGCCGCATCGCGGCCCGGTAG
- a CDS encoding Na+/H+ antiporter codes for MGSMGAQTALTLLLGAVAVIVLVNWISERTGLPSATLLVLVGIGYALVPGPNIGLEPDVVMTCILPPLLFNAALESSLVGIRRNLRTVISLSVVLVLLTAASVGVAFGLLVSGATLAVGMVLGAAVAPTDPVAALAVARKEGLPLNIVTLIEGEGLLNDATALTTLSVAITVARGAAFSVPSAIREFALAALGGLAVGMVFAYLRRLLRRWRSDVLTANAISLATPFVTYLVAEELSASGVLAVVVCGLIVGHDSPRLESGASRLQTRAVWRLVNFLLEGLVFLLIGHQLPAILDDLGGYDLSTMVVAVSVTVAVVLLVRPLWLLITQSLPRPMHTRLGDVSGTDEPDTGRRSDRTSERLTGREVFVLSWAGTRGVVSLAAIFAVPFVTDSRAPFPDRDLLLFCTLVVVLVTLIGQGITFGPLVRALGLRANATDELRLRNRARAAAVQAALDRLDSLDQEDDADVDPRVIDGVRQQLSARLERYQHRLDLLTDPGETPAAPRYEAAVAIRRVAIDAQRDELVRWRDAGMLPDQSLRAIERELDHEESTLPMRTRRARRRAQRS; via the coding sequence ATGGGGTCGATGGGGGCGCAGACGGCTTTGACGTTGCTGCTCGGCGCCGTCGCGGTCATCGTGCTGGTCAACTGGATCAGCGAGCGCACCGGGCTGCCCAGCGCGACCCTGCTGGTTCTCGTCGGCATCGGTTATGCGCTGGTGCCGGGGCCGAACATCGGCCTCGAACCCGACGTCGTGATGACCTGCATCCTGCCGCCGTTGCTGTTCAACGCGGCGCTGGAATCGTCGCTGGTCGGCATCCGGCGCAATCTGCGCACCGTCATCAGCCTGTCGGTGGTCCTGGTTCTGCTGACCGCGGCGTCGGTCGGTGTCGCGTTCGGCCTGCTCGTCAGCGGCGCGACGCTCGCGGTGGGCATGGTGCTGGGCGCCGCGGTCGCGCCGACCGATCCGGTGGCCGCGCTCGCCGTGGCCCGCAAGGAAGGCCTCCCGCTCAACATCGTCACCCTGATCGAGGGCGAGGGACTACTCAATGACGCGACCGCGCTGACCACACTGTCGGTGGCCATCACGGTGGCGCGCGGCGCCGCGTTCTCCGTGCCGTCGGCGATCCGCGAGTTCGCGCTGGCGGCCCTGGGCGGCCTGGCGGTGGGCATGGTGTTCGCATACTTGCGGCGGCTGCTTCGCCGGTGGCGATCCGACGTGCTGACGGCCAACGCGATTTCGCTCGCCACACCGTTCGTCACCTATCTGGTGGCCGAGGAGCTGTCCGCCTCCGGGGTTCTGGCGGTCGTGGTGTGCGGGTTGATCGTCGGTCACGACTCGCCGCGGCTGGAATCGGGCGCGAGCCGGTTGCAGACCCGGGCCGTCTGGCGGCTGGTCAACTTCCTGCTCGAGGGCCTGGTGTTCTTGCTGATCGGCCATCAGCTGCCGGCCATCCTCGACGATTTGGGCGGCTATGACCTGTCGACGATGGTCGTGGCGGTCAGCGTCACCGTCGCGGTGGTTCTCCTGGTGCGGCCGCTGTGGCTACTGATCACCCAGTCGCTTCCCCGGCCGATGCACACCCGGCTTGGCGACGTCTCGGGCACCGACGAACCCGATACGGGGCGTCGGTCGGATCGCACCTCCGAGCGCCTCACGGGCCGAGAAGTCTTCGTGCTGAGCTGGGCCGGCACGCGCGGCGTCGTCAGCCTCGCGGCGATTTTCGCGGTTCCGTTCGTGACCGACAGCCGCGCGCCCTTTCCCGATCGCGACCTGCTGCTGTTCTGCACCCTGGTCGTCGTGCTCGTGACGCTGATCGGACAGGGCATCACGTTCGGCCCGCTGGTGCGCGCGCTGGGCCTGCGCGCGAATGCCACCGACGAACTGCGGCTGCGCAACCGCGCTCGCGCCGCCGCCGTGCAGGCCGCGCTGGACCGGCTCGACTCGTTGGACCAAGAGGACGACGCAGACGTCGACCCCCGCGTGATCGACGGTGTGCGCCAACAGTTGTCAGCACGGCTCGAGCGGTATCAGCACCGGCTCGATCTCTTGACGGACCCCGGCGAGACGCCCGCGGCGCCCCGCTACGAGGCCGCAGTCGCCATACGCCGGGTGGCCATCGATGCCCAGCGCGACGAGCTCGTGCGCTGGCGCGATGCGGGCATGCTGCCCGACCAAAGCCTGCGCGCGATCGAACGCGAACTCGACCACGAAGAGAGCACGCTGCCGATGCGGACGCGGCGGGCACGCCGGCGCGCTCAAAGATCATGA
- a CDS encoding PaaI family thioesterase, producing the protein MVVAEHQRHPGGGFNPPEPTTKGGPDYGRFIDAVRALQDHARAADAPDEVITEAADLMEKVSALLAPFDADEWASPSGRRMDLPMRGNILTIPMSARKGDDGRVHGEARFARFHLGRNGAVHGGSLGMLFDTVLGLTAVLLTGSRRQRTAYLKIDYRNIVPVDQELQFDAGVDRVDGRKIFVSGRLTDGERLLTEADALFVRLKPGQP; encoded by the coding sequence GTGGTGGTGGCCGAACATCAGCGACACCCCGGCGGTGGATTCAACCCGCCCGAACCCACCACCAAGGGTGGGCCCGACTACGGCAGGTTCATCGACGCCGTGCGCGCGTTGCAGGATCACGCCCGCGCCGCCGACGCCCCCGACGAGGTGATCACCGAGGCGGCCGACCTAATGGAGAAGGTGTCGGCGTTGCTCGCGCCGTTCGACGCCGACGAATGGGCGTCCCCGTCGGGCCGGCGGATGGACCTGCCGATGCGGGGGAACATCCTGACGATCCCGATGTCGGCGCGCAAGGGTGACGACGGCCGCGTCCACGGCGAGGCCCGATTCGCCCGGTTCCACCTCGGGCGCAACGGCGCCGTGCACGGCGGGTCGCTGGGGATGCTCTTCGACACTGTGCTGGGTCTGACGGCGGTGTTGCTCACCGGCAGCCGTCGCCAGCGCACCGCCTACCTCAAGATCGACTACCGCAACATCGTTCCGGTCGACCAGGAACTGCAGTTCGACGCCGGCGTCGACCGGGTGGACGGGCGCAAGATCTTCGTGTCGGGCCGGTTGACCGATGGCGAGCGCCTGCTGACCGAGGCCGACGCGCTGTTCGTGCGGCTCAAACCCGGCCAGCCCTGA
- a CDS encoding HIT family protein has protein sequence MSERERAEPRSDDTILDRGVGEEDHLQRLWTPYRMTYLAEAPMKRDSNSSGKSEQPFTDIPQLTDEDGLVVARGELVYAVLNLYPYNPGHLMVVPYRRVSELEDLTDPESAELMSFIQKAIRVIKNVSRPHGFNVGLNLGTSAGGSLAEHLHVHVVPRWGGDANFITIIGGSKVIPQLLRETRQLLATEWTNQR, from the coding sequence GTGAGTGAGCGCGAACGCGCCGAGCCGCGTAGCGACGACACCATTCTGGACCGGGGTGTCGGCGAGGAGGATCATCTGCAGCGGTTGTGGACGCCGTACCGGATGACCTACCTGGCCGAAGCGCCGATGAAGCGCGACTCCAACTCGTCAGGCAAAAGCGAGCAGCCGTTCACCGACATCCCGCAGCTGACCGACGAAGACGGCCTGGTGGTCGCGCGGGGTGAACTCGTCTACGCCGTGCTCAACCTCTACCCGTACAACCCCGGGCACTTGATGGTGGTGCCCTACCGTCGCGTCTCCGAGCTGGAGGACCTGACCGATCCGGAAAGCGCGGAGCTGATGTCCTTCATCCAGAAGGCGATTCGCGTCATCAAGAACGTGTCACGCCCGCACGGCTTCAACGTCGGTCTCAACCTGGGGACCTCGGCCGGCGGGTCGCTGGCCGAGCACCTGCACGTGCACGTCGTGCCGCGCTGGGGCGGCGACGCCAACTTCATCACCATCATCGGGGGGTCGAAGGTGATCCCGCAGTTGCTGCGCGAAACCCGCCAACTGCTGGCGACGGAGTGGACGAACCAGCGATGA